GAAGCAAGGATGGCACCTGGGTTACCTTCCTCTTTTTACAGGAGGGTGTGAAGGTGCTCAGCTCCTCTGGAAACTCTGACAAGATGCTGTGTCCTCAGTCCGGTGAGTGGCTTCGGTCTTCCTGGTCGATGTGTTCACTGCACGTCCAGCCCGACCTTAGCAGGGCAGGCATCTTCTGCCGTAGCGACCACCAAAGCCAGAGAGGCTGAAGCCCCCGGAGTTGATGGGCACTCCCTCCTGGCTcaggatgctgccaacagcagcggaGGTGGTGGATCCCACAGCGGTGTTctgggggaaggagctgaggatgggtccgggcagggtcaccaccacgggAGACGGTTCAATAATCACTCGggagtcctggcactgcctgaCACAGGGCTCGTTGCAGCTGTTGGCGAGTGGGGTTGGGCCACAGGGACGGCACAGATCGTAGCAGGACATGGCTGTGGGACGGAGGTGCACCTGGGAGAGAGGGCAGGGGAAGAACAGGCAGCGTGTGAGGCACAGCCTGACACGCTGCATAGGGAGGAGAAGAGCTTTGGATCTGCAGTCCCCAAAAGTGGCTGCAAATAGAGGCAAAGACCCTCTCCCATGTTGTCCCCCAACAACAGAGAGAACGGAGATGTTTGGCCACCATTTCGGAAGAACAGAACTAAAGTGAAGTCTCGTTTGAATCCA
This window of the Cuculus canorus isolate bCucCan1 chromosome 28, bCucCan1.pri, whole genome shotgun sequence genome carries:
- the LOC104066212 gene encoding feather beta keratin, which encodes MSCYDLCRPCGPTPLANSCNEPCVRQCQDSRVIIEPSPVVVTLPGPILSSFPQNTAVGSTTSAAVGSILSQEGVPINSGGFSLSGFGGRYGRRCLPC